A stretch of DNA from Chiloscyllium plagiosum isolate BGI_BamShark_2017 chromosome 29, ASM401019v2, whole genome shotgun sequence:
AACTGATTTTATACAGTTCTACAGAATCAAGTCTTTATCTTCAAAAAACCTAATATTCAATAGACTTCGATTTTTGTGAATGAGTAATAGGAAATACTCCAGAGAGGAGTAAGCATTATGCACTGTGACAGGTCTGTTGTATTCACCTGCCTCTAATATTGCTGGTGGTATTTTGGGAAAGGAAGAGGAAATAGAAGAAAGAAGAGGGAGGAGATGGATTGAAAATAGTGGTTTAATTTTAGCTGAGCTggttaaaaatttaaaatatttctgattAGGGTACAAATATAATCAGAATATTTGCACTATTCATGTCACAAGGATTTTAATTTATGTATTTTCTATAAAGTTAGAATTGTTCTGTTtgctaaatgtgaggttttgaatCTTTCTTTACATTTCAGATTCCAGAGTGGTTGTGAAGAATTCGAGCTGGAGGAAATGGTGCCTCATGCAGTTCTTGGATCATtttgggatgaactgccagaaaatAAATGCGACATCCAAGTTATCAAGTTAGAATCAAAGCCTAAAAGACACTAAGCAagtcttttaaaaatgaaatcaaacCAGGAACGCAGCAATGAATGTTTACCACCCAAAAAGCGGGAGTTTCCTATTAACAACCTGCCGTTGGCGGAGAAGGCAGGAGGTACAGCAGCTACTGTGAGTGAGAGCAGTCGCAGTGAAAACTTGGCATGGCTCGCCAATGTAGCTAGCAGCCAAAGCAGTGTGGGAATGAGGTATGGACAAGGCAAAGTTGCAGGAGAAACACCAGTGGAAACTGGCTTCCCACTGTACAAACCACTAGCAACTGCAGTGGACTATTCATCACCTGGAAATGTTAGATCAGCTCCAGGGGTAACACATCTTCGTGCTGTTTATTCATCTTCAGCATTGGCTCAGCCAGGACCTTCTGCATCACCAATAGAATATGCCCCAATTCAGCCTGCTGCTTTCCAGTTTGTTGGGCCACCTTACAGCGGACCATATGCTGGACCTGCTGCATTTGTCCCTTCCCCATTAATCTCCTCAACAGCTTCAAATGCTTCTGCCACTCCATCTCAGTATTCCCATCTAGAACCCTACTCTACAATCTTTGCCAGTATGGGTAGCCCAACCCAGCATAAGGTTGAACAGCAGGTAGTCAGGCCTCACAGAATGATAACTCCACCTCAACCTACAGTGCAAAACCAGTATGTGCAAATTTCGAGTTCATCTCCAAATGTGACTAGACCCCTGTCCCCTACAACAGTTCCCCTGCATTTGCACTCTCACTCTTCTCTGATTCCGCATACACTCTCAGTCAGTACCCCATCACAGGTGGTTCTCCAATACGCAGATACTGGATACCATGTTGCATCAAGGGAATCTGTAAGAAAAGTTGAAGACATCAGGCCACATTTAGTCCCAAGAAGGGAAGTATCAAATGGTGAAGTTGAAAAAAGCAGGAGATACGCCATCTCACCCAGCACAGAAATGAACATGGAGAAAGCCGCAAACAAACCAGTTTCTCGTCATTATGAAATAAGGCACGGGACCCATAGGGTTGTTCATCCAAGTCCTGCTGACTATAATGCACAAGAATCTTTAGGTCCTAGAGCCTCGGTAATGATTATACCCAATAGCCACACATCTACGACAGATCTGGAAGTCCAACAGGCCATTGACAGGGACAGCTCTCCTGTGGCACTGTATGATAAGACTAACTTAAATCATGGGAAAGCTGCCTTTTCTCCACATTCTGTCATCCAAACTACCCATAATCCCACTGAGCACCTCTCTATAGGACTACCTGCTAGTGCTGTGTATCCTAGCTCTCAACAGCCACTTATTGGTTACATAAGCAGTCAGCAGCAAGCACTTAGTTACCATGGGAACTTGCAACAACATCTTGTAATCCCAGGCACTCAGCCCCTCCTTATTCCTGTATGCAGTACAGCAGTTGAAGCATCGGGGATAACATCTACAATAGCAACAACATCTTCTCAGTTTGCTGCAGTGCCtcatccatttgccagcacagcCAGTCCCAAAAGTGAGAATTATCATCCTGACTC
This window harbors:
- the atxn1a gene encoding ataxin-1a — encoded protein: MKSNQERSNECLPPKKREFPINNLPLAEKAGGTAATVSESSRSENLAWLANVASSQSSVGMRYGQGKVAGETPVETGFPLYKPLATAVDYSSPGNVRSAPGVTHLRAVYSSSALAQPGPSASPIEYAPIQPAAFQFVGPPYSGPYAGPAAFVPSPLISSTASNASATPSQYSHLEPYSTIFASMGSPTQHKVEQQVVRPHRMITPPQPTVQNQYVQISSSSPNVTRPLSPTTVPLHLHSHSSLIPHTLSVSTPSQVVLQYADTGYHVASRESVRKVEDIRPHLVPRREVSNGEVEKSRRYAISPSTEMNMEKAANKPVSRHYEIRHGTHRVVHPSPADYNAQESLGPRASVMIIPNSHTSTTDLEVQQAIDRDSSPVALYDKTNLNHGKAAFSPHSVIQTTHNPTEHLSIGLPASAVYPSSQQPLIGYISSQQQALSYHGNLQQHLVIPGTQPLLIPVCSTAVEASGITSTIATTSSQFAAVPHPFASTASPKSENYHPDSLVTQPTYHPTVVQAQVHLPLVQSVNSPVAASNQLPPYFMKGSIIQLANGELKRVEDLKTEDFIQSAEISSDLKIDSSTVERVEGSHNSSFAVLQFAVGEHRTQVSVEVLMEHPFFVFGKGWSSCCPDRTSQLFGLPCSKLSVGDVCISLTLKNLKNGSVKKGQAVDSTGVLLKHPKNYSIPENRPRHLERENGVVQGSVPVVSENCKLKFSETNTVQSARSWLNKTEVGRPPTRKRRWSAPETRKVEKTDEEQPLNLPKPSFIPQEVKICIEGRSNVGK